Within Vicia villosa cultivar HV-30 ecotype Madison, WI linkage group LG1, Vvil1.0, whole genome shotgun sequence, the genomic segment TCGTCACGGGATCAAGCTGCTAATATCTTCACTAAGGCTTTAGGATCACAACCATTTCATGACTGTTTGTCCAAGCTTGGCTTGATTAACATATATCAACCTCAAGCTTGTGGGGGGTGACAAAGCATAGGGCTGATGTGGATAACTAAAGGGAAAGAGTTAGTTATAGGGTTTAATAGTTAGTTACTCTAACTGTTTTAGTTAGTTGGATCATAAGTACCTATATAAACACTCTTGTAACTCTATCACAATCAATGAGAATTCATCTTCTTTTCTCTTGTTTAGTTTCTCTCTTTCTTTGTTCTTCACTCCATCAATGGAGTTACACATCATCACTTCAGGATTCACATTTGCTTAGAGGCTCAAGGCTAAGGAGAGAGCGTTCATCTTCCCTCTTTATCAAAGGAGTTCAAATCCAAAAGAATGTCTGggttggaaagagtaattgcaaGTGTAAAGGGGGGAAGGTTCTGTTATTAAGTCTTGGTGATCTTTGGCAACGAGGCTCTTTCGACTTGTTTTGCTTCTAGTGAGAAATTTTCTCCTGGTCAGAAGGTTAGTTTAATGTTGGTTTTGGCGCTGATTTTGTGTTTCTAGTTGAAAGGACTGGTGCAACGTCCCTGCAAGTGGAGGAGTGTCTATTTTGAGGTGGCTTTGGCTAGAGTATTATGTCGAGAGGATTTGTTAGCAGCTGAGGCGTGATTTAGTGGAGTGTAACAATTTCATTTTCTTCTCCTCTCTAGGTCCAGTGTTTCCGGCGGTCTATCGAGCAAGCTCTGGTATCTATTATTTCGGTTTTGATGAATTGGCTCTGTTACTGATATGTTCTTTGGATTGGTGTTTGTTCGGACGGTGTATATTTGGGCATTATTTAtaactttttctttaaatcatTTTCTTGccgtttcaaaaaaaatataagattTCAAGGATATGTTTGAATATTAATGATAATTATCTGTTTGTAAACTATGATCTCCTTCCTAATTTCTTTGGAGTCTACACACCATAGAAGAGTGCATTATTGTGGTTGGTTCAAAGCATTTTTAACAGATTATGGAATCGTTAAGAAGTAAAATGAGAAGGCAAGTACAAATTACAAACGTGCAACCTAAATCAACCAGTTAAGAACTTAGTGCCCTAGAAAACAACAatctattattaaaatatttcaaatataCTGACCTAATTCATGCATTGTCATCTCAAGGTGGAGTCCTAGATCATCATAGTTAAACTTATGATCAATAGAATCGGATGGAAATCTTAATTCTTTAATCTGCTTACATCTTTCTTTCAAACTTCCATCCAAATCGAGATGAACACATCCTCGAATATCAAGAGATTCAAGAAGGGGACATCCATCTAAAATAGCTAGCAATCCATTGTTAGTGAGTCCATTATTCAAAATTGTAAGGTGCCGTAGCATAGGCATAGTTTTTGCAATAGCAAATGCAACATCGTCGTACTTATCTTCTACCACATAAGTGGTAGGGCTAAATTTTAGTGATTTCAATAGTGGACAACTTTGGCCGATAAATTCATAAAAATCTGGTATTTGGTTAAGACAATGACAAATGTCAAGCTCTTCTAAGAATTGCagattcttcacaacttcattgaATGCTACAGTTGAAATGTTGTAGCATTTTTCAAGCCTTATGGATCTTAGGTGACTGGCACtgaaaatttgataaaaaaaaaagggaaaagatgTGCTTAAACTGGTTAACATATTTTCTTGTGATCATAATTCATAACAAATTAAtaacagaagaaagaaaaaaaaatgacatattaccTTTTAGCTATATGAATAAGGAGATCATTTGTACCAAATTTCTTAATATAAATATCTTTGAGATGACCACAACTTCTATCAACAGCATAACAACAAATCTTTTCTAATCTGCTAAGATATTCAAAGTACGATTTTGACTGAGAGGGATCAGTGAACATGTGGGTGGTGATACCGGTAATCATGTCAATGGTACGCCATATGAGAGGGTCCTTGCAAATGTTCCACCAGAGAGGGCACACTACAATTGCACTTGTTACTATTTCAAGTGTACTAAGTCTCTGCAGTATGTTGATAGCTATGTCTCTAGGAAGTTCAAGCCAATTTGGCTTTTCTGTGATCTCAAGATTCTCAATTGTCATTACTGGGCTCAAACAAGAAGAAGCCATAATGCTGCATGTAAACTAAACATACATACGTATATTATATAAAGAGTGAGGCTCAACggttatcaaaattaaaataccGAGAATAACAATAGTCACATGATATTGTATTAACTTCAATAATTAACTTTGTGGTGTAAAACCATTTGGATACTCGAGAAAGTGGCTTTGAAAATTGCTTCACGTCGTTAATGCTTTGAATAGCCTAGCATAGATTTCTATTGATGTGTATCTTAATTGATTACTTTTTCCTCGTGCACTAGTACGTGTGTGCATTATATAATTAACTCCTACAATGCATTTTAAAATGATCTAAATGTCAATTAATTTAAATGTAAGAATAACTAAACCACAACTAAAATtataatgtaataaaaataattagaatGGTGTATCTTTTTGAATTGAGATGCCGTCAGAGAGAATGAGTATGAGAGGATTACTACCCTCATTGTCGTCTAGGGTTTTCACTGTATACATCGCACGTCACATTTATCAAAACCTCACATAAACTCACAATCACATCATGATACTCATAATAATCCATATATTCATACTAAATCaattaaaaacttaattaaataattaatttagatttCAGGGGTGTTACATAACTACTGTGTATCTCTGATATATTCTTATATTTGCAGTTTGGTGTAAGTCTACATGCTATTATGTATCTTGATTTGTGGTCTTATTCCTATATTGACTTGGTATATCCAGACAATTTGGTACTTAGGATGTTAATACTTATAAAGTTGAAGTATGCCCATGTCATTGTAGTGAACTGGCACGCCACTGTTGGAATTAGGATGTTAAaaatttttgaaattaatttgaGCCGAGTAGAATGAATGTTTAtgcattgtattttttttttgctttaactaaaatatatgtttttatttatttgatttttatcaaatctacttaatataaatgtaaggttgtcatgatgacaaccttagACAAAACCCCTAGCATTTACTTGTTTCATTTTCATATAGTACTAGTAAGAAACCCGTGTtatcgcacgggtctggtcgAGGTTTAACATTACATGTATCCAAATATCAGTtgtaaagttttttttatataaatcaacAATATATATTTAAGCAAAATGCAAACAAACTTTAGTCAATGTTAATCCCAAAAACATAATAGTTAACCATGAAAGAGCTAATAATACATCAATTTTTTTTAGCTCtttaagtaaaaacaataaacccatggattcatattacacgtatcaatgactaaattattaaatatgacatCATATTTTCAATTAGATAACATTAGTATATGGTGCATACGTGGATTATCAACTCGATAACACCATCCATTGCTTAGAGTATGGTGTTCATTGACAATGTTGTGGACATGTGGAATGATCTCAAAGGTCATTTCAGGAGAGGAGATCACATTCGTATGGCACAATTACATCAAGAAATATCAAATTTGAAACAAGGTAATAAGAAAGTTTCTAATTACTTTACTGAATTGAGGAGTTTATGGGAAGAATTGGATCATTATCGTCCTATGCCTAGTTGCACATGTCGTGTTGCATGTGGTTGCTTAGCTATGAGAAATAGTAGAAGTTTTAGGGCTGAGGATAGAATCATTCAGTTTTTGATAGGATTGAATGAAGAGTTTCATGGTGTTGTGTCACAAGTGTTATTAATGAATCCTTTGCCACAAATCAACCAAGTATTTTCCATGGTCATGTAGCAAGAAAGGAAGATATGTGGTTTAAGTTTCTCTAATAATAATATGATAGAGGAAGCCACTGGTATGGTAAATGTTGTTGAAGGATCAAAACAATTTGGAAGAGGAAGAGGCAATGGAAGCTCCTCTACAAGGAAAAGGTAGAGGAAATGTGAAGGTTTATACTTACTGTGGTAATACAGGTCACATAATTGATAATTGCTATAGAAAACAAAGGTATCCACCTAGCTTTGGGAAAGGAAGTTCGTCCACATCATATGCCAATCAAGTTGATGTTAAAGACTAAGATTCAAAGTCTGGTATGGCCTCAACAAGTGATAATAGTGGAAATATGACACTGACCAAAGAGCAATATCAAAGTTTGATGACTTTGCTGGAAAAGAGCACAGGATCTGTGAATATGATTAACGGAGGTAATTCTCAACCTTACATTGCTAGTCTTAATATAAAGAATAGTGTTAATTGGATATTGGATACAGGAGCAACTCACCATATAAGTCACTCTTTAGACTATTTTATTGAATATGAGAAGATGAGTCCTATGATGGTGAACCTACCTAATGGTAATTCCATAGCTTCATCAATATGTGGTAGTGTGCAATTATCTAGTGAGCTGATCATTAAGAATGTTCTATACTTGCCTCAGTTTGAAGTAAACTTAGTATTAGTTTCAAAACTAAGTCGAGACCAAGATTGCATTTTAAGTTTTGAATCTAATTATTGTGTGATACAGGCAAGGAAGGATTTGAGGAAGATTGGTTCATCTAAGGAATTGGATGGATTGTATTACTTGGAAGCTGCACACACAGTTTGTGAAGAGAAAGCTGTTGGCTTTGTTTCAAGtgtttttattaataatactGAGGAAATAGCTCCTGCCATTTAGTGGCATTTGAGACTAGGTCATTTGTCATATGATAGAATGGAATACATGAGTAAAGTGTATAGTTTCATTCCTAGGAGTGCTCATACTGCTTGTGATGTATGTCAACTATCTAGACAAAAATGTTTGCCCTTTCAAACAAGTAATAAAAATGCACTAAATGTGTTTGATTTGATTCATTTGGATGTATGGGGACCATTTACTACCATTTATGTGCATGGTTTTAAATATTTCCTAACCATACTTGATGACCACAATAGACATATGTGGGTGGTTATGTTGAAATCTAAGGCTAAAGTATGCCAAAGAGTACAAGAATTTATAGCTATGGTTGAAACTCAATTTGATAAGAAAGTCAAAGTAGTTAGGAGTGACAATGGGACTGAACTACTTATGCCTACTTATTATGCATCAAAAGGTATCATTCATCAGAAAATCTGTGTTtacacaccacaacaaaatggaagaGTAGAAAGAAGGCACCAGCATATATTGAACATTAGTAGAGCCTTAATGTTTCAATCAAAATTGCCAAAGAAATACTGGTCTTATGCAGTCCTTCATGCTGTATTTTTAATGAACAGGATTCCTACCAAGAGTTTTTGGTTGTCTGAGTTATGGTTCTACACTGCCTAACAATAGACACAAGTTTGATCCAAGAGCACGAAAGTGTGCTTTCTTGGGATACAAGCAAGGTATGAAGGGTTTTGTCCTTCTAGATATTACTACTTATGAGATTGTTATTTCCAGGAATGTCAAATTCTTTGACATGGAGTTTCCTTTCCACAATCAGTCCAGGTCTCAAATACCTACTTGTATATATTCTGATCAGTCTAATTCTGAGTCTTCTTCTTTACCTTTTAGTGTTCATCCCCATAATAATTCAATTGATTCgtctctttcttcttctgaccAAAATTTCCAATCTCTTTCACCTGAACATGACAATTATGTTTCTATatctgttggagcggtaaagcggcaagcaataagtaataggtattatttattaccaggtgatataggttatatcgtatcgtagtccacaaagattggttgagaaaaactgtcgttcgactatctcgcgttctaagtttcataaTAGGGTGCGGAAataaaatgcgggaaaagtaaataaaagcaaataaacaatctattgAAGCTTACGAGAATTTATTATGGAATCATATTTCTACTCAACCCGTCTAATACATAAATCTGAAGATCTTATCActcaacactcacaatacgcatcaaaatcaccgggcatcattcgagatgccacatcagtgtccatgtctgaaacaccgacgaaagctcaaccgtactattcacatcagcgatgtctCAATCGACACAAACAACATGGAGGCATTAAACTCAATACCCATTAAGATTATTAGCCCcaaatctatgtctagagtttAGAAATTAATagctatcattcctaatcaaggtCTATGATGTCTATTTTTAAAACAACACAATCCcatagcatttaagcaaaaagatcaagaacaataacaatgatgatttgtaaagtaactatataaacgatcccaagatcaacaaatatacattcaatagaggaaaaatatacatacaaacaccaccattggaatgagtcatagggaagaagaagaacaagcaaAAACCTGTTGTTGTCGGCACAATCGGAGACC encodes:
- the LOC131604937 gene encoding putative F-box/LRR-repeat protein 23; the encoded protein is MTIENLEITEKPNWLELPRDIAINILQRLSTLEIVTSAIVVCPLWWNICKDPLIWRTIDMITGITTHIRLEKICCYAVDRSCGHLKDIYIKKFGTNDLLIHIAKSASHLRSIRLEKCYNISTVAFNEVVKNLQFLEELDICHCLNQIPDFYEFIGQSCPLLKSLKFSPTTYVVEDKYDDVAFAIAKTMPMLRHLTILNNGLTNNGLLAILDGCPLLESLDIRGCVHLDLDGSLKERCKQIKELRFPSDSIDHKFNYDDLGLHLEMTMHELGQYI